The genome window TCTTAATCAATCAGCAAGATTAAACATGGGCTTTACCTCGTCTAGCTGAGTACTTAATTTTAATACTAATAATAGGGAACAAGTCTAGGTCTCCATCCTCTTAAAAGCTAAAGTTCAGGAAGCGTTCTCCTCATATTTCGTGTTTATGAATAAATGAGCGTAAAGGATAAAGAATATAAAATATTTCACTTATCTTCAATAGGAAGAGGATGATCATTTGTTAAGGAAAATCACTCGAAGTAAAGTACAAGAAGTAACAGAAGAGAAAAAGGAGACGACTCTTTCAACAATTCTTCATGAAAATCAAAATATACTACAATCGATTTTTCATTCATGCTTTGATGTAGTATTCCATTCATTTAAAATTTTCAATGAAATAAATGCGATTGTTATTTATATAGATGGGTTGAATAATAAAGAGGTATTAGAAGATCATGTATTAAAACCATTGCAGCAAAGGAAAAATAAACATACAACAAGCTTAAAAGAGAACATAGAAGAAAGCGTATTTTCGACAGATGTAAAGGAAGTCACTACAGTAGAGGAAGTGGTTAAGGAAATATTAAATGGAAAACCTGTATTAATGGTGGATTCTATCAATAAAGCATATACTTTTGGTTTAGCTAATTGGCAGAAACGATCAATTGAAGAGCCATCCAGTGAAAGTGTTGTTAGGGGACCAAGAGAAGGATTTATAGAGACTATGCAGATTAATCTATCACTCATTAGAAGAAAGATTAAAAGTTCTATGTTAAAAGCAGAATTAATCAATCTTGGTAGATATACGAATACAAGTGTGGCAATCACCTATATCGACGGTCTAGTAGAGGTAGATCTCTTAGAGGAGATAAAAAGAAGACTAAATAGTATTCAAGTAGATAGTATTTTAGAGAGTGGATATATAGAGGAGCTAATAGAAGATAACTCGTATTCTCCATTCCCACAAATTCTCAATACAGAGCGACCGGACGTAGTTGCAGCGCATTTATTAGAAGGAAGAGTGGCTATTTTGGTAGATGGAACGCCTTTTGTTTTGATTGTTCCAATCAGCCTCATAAGCTTATTGCATTCATCTGAAGATTACTATGAGCGTTTCATAATAAGTACAGCAGTACGAATTCTACGTTTTGTGTTTATGGTTATTTCGCTTTTATTACCGTCACTTTATGTTTCAATAGTTACGTTTCATCAAGAAATGATTCCGACAAATTTATTAATTAGTATTGCAGCAGCAAGAGAAGCTGTTCCGTTTCCAGCGGTTGTTGAAGCACTTATTATGGAAATATCCTTTGAAGCGCTAAGAGAGGCAGGAGTTCGACTGCCAAAGCAAATCGGCTCGGCGGTAAGTATTGTCGGAGCACTAGTTATTGGGCAAGCGGCAGTTCAGGCTGGATTAGTATCTGCACCAATGGTTATTGTAGTTGCTTTAACTGGAATTGCATCTTTTATGTCCCCTTATACAGCTACTGGCTCAGCATTAAGACTATTACGATTTCCGATTATGTTGTTTGCAAGTATGTTAGGCTTGCTCGGAATCATGCTATGTGTGATTGCTATTATCATTCATTTATGTAGTTTACGCTCATTTGGTCTTCCGTATCTTGCACCACTAGCGCCAGTCAAAAACACAGAATTAAAGGATGCGATTGCTAGAGCTCCATGGTGGAAAATGGATACACGACCAAGTTTAACGGGAAATGTTAATAAGTATCGACAGAGGGCAAGCCAGAAACCAAAAACAAAAAGAAATTAATGCCAAAACCAATTAACAAGATGTAATCTGCTTCCTGGATCTTGTTTTTGAGTATTTAGTAAATAGAAGCTAAAGGATCGAATTATTGCTTTATTATTAAAAACTCTATTATGAAAGGACTTACTTATATGGATAAGCAATTTCTATCTGAAGCAATTAAATATAAAATGATCATGCTTATTCTTTTTAGTTCAATATTTTTAACTGGATGCTGGGATAGAAGAGAAGTGTTTGATATGGCTATTGTCTTAGGAACAGCAATCGATAAGACAGATGACGGACAAATAGAAGTAAGTATTCAGGTTTTAATTCCCCAATCAATAGGAGGGAGTTCCGAATCTGGTGGACAAGGTGGTAATAAAGAGATTGTGATGGTGAAAAACGGGAAAGGGAAAACTATTTCAGATGCTACATCTAATTTAGAGATGCAATTATCTAGAAATATATTTTGGGGACATTGCAAAATGTATATTTTTAGTGAGAATTTCGCTAAAGAAAATGGAATTAGAAAGGAGCTAGAATATCTTATTCGCCATCCCAAGCCTAGAGAAAGAGCGTATCTTTATATAGCAAAAGGGCTTGCTAAGGATATGTTAGAAGTAACTCCAGATTTAGAGTTATATGTTGGAGAAGGAATGAGAAGGTTAGTAGAAAAGCAAATAGTTGTGAAACAAACAATTAAAGATGTAGAGGAAATGCTGACAAGTGATACAAAATCAATTATTTTGCCTTATATGTACATAGAAAAAAGTGAAAAGGGAGAGGCATCTATTGTTATTACCGAAGCTTCTATTTTTAATAGAGATAAGATGGTCGGAGTTATTAATAATGATGCAATGAGGGGAGTTCTCTGGCTCCGTAATGAAGTCAAGATAAATAGTATTACAGTTCCTTTAAAAGAGCGAGAATATATATCTGTCAGAGTGACTTCAGGAAAGACTAGCTTGAAACCGAAAATCATTAACGGAAACTGGAGGATGGATATAAATGTGCAGATCAAATGTGAAGTTACTCAAAATGGGACAAATTTAAATGTGTTTGACCCTAAAATAGTGGCAACATTAGAAGAGGAGTTAGAAAAGGCAACGAGGAAAAAAATAGAAGTAGCACTTCAAGCTGTTCAACAAGACCTCAAGGTAGATGTTATAGGTTTTGGCGAAGCATTCCATCGTAAATATCCAAAGGATTGGAAACAAGCGGAAAGCGATTGGGAATATTA of Niallia circulans contains these proteins:
- a CDS encoding spore germination protein, whose translation is MLRKITRSKVQEVTEEKKETTLSTILHENQNILQSIFHSCFDVVFHSFKIFNEINAIVIYIDGLNNKEVLEDHVLKPLQQRKNKHTTSLKENIEESVFSTDVKEVTTVEEVVKEILNGKPVLMVDSINKAYTFGLANWQKRSIEEPSSESVVRGPREGFIETMQINLSLIRRKIKSSMLKAELINLGRYTNTSVAITYIDGLVEVDLLEEIKRRLNSIQVDSILESGYIEELIEDNSYSPFPQILNTERPDVVAAHLLEGRVAILVDGTPFVLIVPISLISLLHSSEDYYERFIISTAVRILRFVFMVISLLLPSLYVSIVTFHQEMIPTNLLISIAAAREAVPFPAVVEALIMEISFEALREAGVRLPKQIGSAVSIVGALVIGQAAVQAGLVSAPMVIVVALTGIASFMSPYTATGSALRLLRFPIMLFASMLGLLGIMLCVIAIIIHLCSLRSFGLPYLAPLAPVKNTELKDAIARAPWWKMDTRPSLTGNVNKYRQRASQKPKTKRN
- a CDS encoding Ger(x)C family spore germination protein, with translation MDKQFLSEAIKYKMIMLILFSSIFLTGCWDRREVFDMAIVLGTAIDKTDDGQIEVSIQVLIPQSIGGSSESGGQGGNKEIVMVKNGKGKTISDATSNLEMQLSRNIFWGHCKMYIFSENFAKENGIRKELEYLIRHPKPRERAYLYIAKGLAKDMLEVTPDLELYVGEGMRRLVEKQIVVKQTIKDVEEMLTSDTKSIILPYMYIEKSEKGEASIVITEASIFNRDKMVGVINNDAMRGVLWLRNEVKINSITVPLKEREYISVRVTSGKTSLKPKIINGNWRMDINVQIKCEVTQNGTNLNVFDPKIVATLEEELEKATRKKIEVALQAVQQDLKVDVIGFGEAFHRKYPKDWKQAESDWEYYFSNIKTKTKVKATVLRSGLTTSSSSLK